CACGCCCTCACCGGTCTTGCGCACGAAGAAATCGATCCCGCGCGAGCGGCCGCTGCCGGGCAACAGGTCGTCGTCGCCGCGGTTCGGGTCGTCGACCGGATTGAAGGTGGTGACGCCGTCGAACAACCGCTCGTAGGTCTCCAGCGACGCAAACCACCCTCCCGGGAAGTATGCGTCGACTCCCACCTGGACCTGGTCGGAGGCGATGTGGGGCGCCAGGTGCCCGGTGAGCACCCATACATCGATGCCGATGGGCACCTCGTCGTCGCGTGCCGAGTGCAGAAACTGGGTGAAGCGCCCCGCTGCGGCCTTCACGGCGAGGTCGCCACCCCGGAAGAACCGCTTCACGGCCAGCCTGGGGGCCAGCTGGTTGATGGGATCCTCCACGGCGGGCGCCCAACGGTCTGCCCGCAGCCCGGCTTCGACCAGCCAGTTCAACCCGCCCCTCCACTCGGCATGCGCGAAGATGCCGCCGAGCCATCCCTCGCCCGAGTTGTCCGTGAATTGGGTGCCCCCCGCCCGGACCAGGTTGAGGTGCGTCATCCGGTCCGCCGAAACTCCGCTCTTGAGCGTCCAACGCCGACCCAGGGCATGTTCCAGTTCGGCGCCCAGCGACAGCTGCGAGATGCCGCTGCTGAACTCCGTGTCCGAGAAATCGGGAAAAGCCAGGGCGGAGTTGAAGCGGGTGTAGCCTGCTCGCACATCGAGGGCGCCCCCGTCGCGGCGAGGCATGGTCCAGCGCATGCCGATGAGGTCGTTGCCCCATTCCCAGGCCGCGCGCAGGGGAAAGCCGTCTTCGTCGTCCTCATCGACCTCGGTCAGGTTGAAGACGTCGTCGCCGGTGTAGGCCGTGATCAGGATGCGGCTGCCGCCGGGCGTCCAGCCCTCCACCACGCCCTGGAAGTCCGTGAGGTGGTAGGGGACCGACCTCGGCAGCTGGTCGAACCAGGAGCGCCGGCCGGAGGCCCGCCACTTGAGACGCTGGAGCCCGAGCGTCCGCTCCATCACCGCGGGCGCCCTGCCTCCGAGAGCCGCGCGCGCGGCGAGCAGCGACACGCCGCCGCGAACGCTGAAGTCGTCGGTCCCGGGATCACTTTCGACGAGCAGCAGCGACGACACGCGGCCGCCGTGCTCGGCCGGAAAGCCACCGGAGCTCAGCTCGACCCGTCCGACCATGTCGGCGTTGAAGACCGAGAAGATGCCGCCCAGGTGGAACGGGTTGAAGATGGGCACGCCGTCCAGCAGGATCAGGTTCTGATCCGCGGAGCCGCCGCGCACGTTGAAGGACGCCGTGAAGTCGGAGGTGGACACCACTCCGGGCAGAACCTCGACCGCCCGGATGGGATCCGCTTCCGCGAGCCCGGGCACGAGACGGAGTTCCGCCTGCGAGATCTCGCGGACGGTCACGCCCGCGGTCTCCAGGAAGCGGCGGCGCTCGCGGGTTTCCGCCGTACTGACGGAGACGCCCTCGAGCACCACGGGGGTGGCGGTCAGCGTGACGTCGACCTCGATGCGCCGATCGGCGACGATCTCGACGGGTCGTACGATTTCGCCATACCCGATTCGCTGGACGCGCAGCAGATAGCGCCCGGGGAGCAGGCTCTCGATCCGGTAGTAGCCGAAGCGATCCGACTCCGCGATGCGGTCGATCTGGTCCGGCGTTTCAGGGATGGCGAGCAGGATGTTGGCGGCGAAGACCGGGGGACCATCGGAATCGACGACCCGGCCTTCCACTCCGCCGGTCTGGGCGGTGAGGACGGCGGGCAGGAGGCAGAGGACCGCCGGCAGTCCGTGGATGAATCCTCGCGAGCACCGAGAGCGGCGAGGCGCCGGACCGGCAAGGCAACGGAAATGCGCCGCCGAGTCGCAGATGCCGGTCGGAGTCTGTCGCTTCAACAAGGTGTCCCCGTGTTCGGGCGCCCGGCACTCCGGAAACCGCCGTTGCGCGATCCCCGGTTCAGGTTCATTTTGGGTTTGCGAGGTTGGCTGAAGATTCCCCCTGACAACCCCCGGTTCGCAATGTACGCAATCCGGAGCCACAACGGAGACACCCGCCGTCACGGCGGGCAGCAGTCCGTGGTCGAGGTCTGCTCGTGTCCATGTTGCGCCCCGATCCGGGGTCGGGCGGGCCGACCCATGTAGCTCCCTCACGAATCGCCAGAGGATGCTCGGAGGCCCGACCAGCGACCCGGCTGGCGGGCGTTTTTGTTTCCCCTTCGCCGAGAACGGTTTCAGGCAATCCCCTGATGGAGGAAGGTTCCGATGACGAGATGGATCGTTTCAGCGGTAGCGCTGCTCGTACTAGCTGGCGGCGGCTGGCTGGTGATGAACCCGCCTGCTCCCGTGGAGGAAGCGGCGGCGCCCCACCCGCACGAATATTCCCCGGTGGTCGCCATCGACCTGACCGCAGAGGTAGCCGGCGCGGGCGGTGACAGGCTGGTGCCCTGGGAAGTTCTCCGCCGTGACTTCTCCGGCACCTCGAGGGACGGAGGCGAGATCGACCTTGAGGAAGTGGTGCGCGGCAACCGGGTCACCCTGCTGACCTACTTCGCCGAGTGGTGCGCCAACTGCCGGTACGAGGCCCCCGACCTGGTGGCCAAGTACGGCGTGCATGGAGACGACGGTCTGATGATCATCGGGCGCAGCGAATACTCGCACCCCGACGTGGTGGACGAGTACGTAGACGAGTTCGGCATCGAGTATCCGGTCATCCTGGGGAGCCCCAATCCCGACCCCGACAATGAAGACCTGGTGCGCGTCACGACCGCCCACTTCCGCATGCGCAAGGCGCTCCTCGATCCGCGCAAATGGGGCACGCCCCTCAACATCGTGGTGGTGGACGGAGACCCCACCCGGGCTTCGATCGTGACCGGCGAGTTCTTCCCCGGAGCATTCGACGACACCTTCGGCGGATACCTGGACGGAAGCATGCCGGCGACCGATGAGGCGTCGGACATGGACCGATAGCCCGGACCGACCGACACCCGCGCAGCCTCTGACAGGGCGGGCCGGAGGGGGCGGCTGCACCATCGCCAACCCCGGGCCCGTCCGATTGCGCTGTCGTCACGCTTCGCGGGCCCCGACACCCCGTTCCCGCGCCCGCCGACGCCCGCCTATAGTGTCTCCGTTTTTCGTCGTCACCCTCCCTTGCGCTGCCGCCACGGGCGATCTATCTAGGGGTTCGTAGCAATTGCAGTAGAACCCGCTCGGATGGTCGCTTCACGGGTGCCGCCGGGCTTCATTCTCGGGGAGGAGGAAACGCCGTGGCCCGCTCGCATCAAGTCGTTACCCGCACCGCTCTCACCGCCTGCATCATCGCTGCACTCGCACCCACCTGGGCGGCGGCACAGGATCCCACTCCGGCAATGGAGTACCGCCAGACCATCATGGGCAGCCTGAACGCGCACCGGGGCGCCCTCACCGCCATCCTGAACGAGGACGTGCCCCATGAGGCTCATGTACTCGGGCACGCGCTCTCTCTGCAGCAGTTGTCGGTGATGGCCTCGGACATCTTCCCCGACGGATCCCATGGCGAAGGCTCGCGCGCGCTGCCGGACATCTGGGAGGACGCCGCAGGCTTCGGCGAAGCTCTCTCGGCCTTCCAGAGCGCTGCCGGGGCGCTGGCGGAAGCGGCGCGTGCGGG
This genomic stretch from Gammaproteobacteria bacterium harbors:
- a CDS encoding TlpA disulfide reductase family protein translates to MTRWIVSAVALLVLAGGGWLVMNPPAPVEEAAAPHPHEYSPVVAIDLTAEVAGAGGDRLVPWEVLRRDFSGTSRDGGEIDLEEVVRGNRVTLLTYFAEWCANCRYEAPDLVAKYGVHGDDGLMIIGRSEYSHPDVVDEYVDEFGIEYPVILGSPNPDPDNEDLVRVTTAHFRMRKALLDPRKWGTPLNIVVVDGDPTRASIVTGEFFPGAFDDTFGGYLDGSMPATDEASDMDR
- a CDS encoding cytochrome c — its product is MARSHQVVTRTALTACIIAALAPTWAAAQDPTPAMEYRQTIMGSLNAHRGALTAILNEDVPHEAHVLGHALSLQQLSVMASDIFPDGSHGEGSRALPDIWEDAAGFGEALSAFQSAAGALAEAARAGDMTAVGDAAAGLGRTCGGCHRPFRARPTG
- a CDS encoding TonB-dependent receptor, with amino-acid sequence MKRQTPTGICDSAAHFRCLAGPAPRRSRCSRGFIHGLPAVLCLLPAVLTAQTGGVEGRVVDSDGPPVFAANILLAIPETPDQIDRIAESDRFGYYRIESLLPGRYLLRVQRIGYGEIVRPVEIVADRRIEVDVTLTATPVVLEGVSVSTAETRERRRFLETAGVTVREISQAELRLVPGLAEADPIRAVEVLPGVVSTSDFTASFNVRGGSADQNLILLDGVPIFNPFHLGGIFSVFNADMVGRVELSSGGFPAEHGGRVSSLLLVESDPGTDDFSVRGGVSLLAARAALGGRAPAVMERTLGLQRLKWRASGRRSWFDQLPRSVPYHLTDFQGVVEGWTPGGSRILITAYTGDDVFNLTEVDEDDEDGFPLRAAWEWGNDLIGMRWTMPRRDGGALDVRAGYTRFNSALAFPDFSDTEFSSGISQLSLGAELEHALGRRWTLKSGVSADRMTHLNLVRAGGTQFTDNSGEGWLGGIFAHAEWRGGLNWLVEAGLRADRWAPAVEDPINQLAPRLAVKRFFRGGDLAVKAAAGRFTQFLHSARDDEVPIGIDVWVLTGHLAPHIASDQVQVGVDAYFPGGWFASLETYERLFDGVTTFNPVDDPNRGDDDLLPGSGRSRGIDFFVRKTGEGVTGWVSASWLRATRTFPNFLSGRTPPPDHTYPPIFDRRLDLDVVLRIPMPAGLRGGVRWNLGTGLPYTRPLASFVYFSPQNVSGGRLTMQEDEANAMLLGSRNGNRYPAYHRLDLSMRRTFTLGWGTLTPHLDVLNVYNRRNVLFYFFDYSAETATRSGLSMFPILPTVGVEVTF